From Macadamia integrifolia cultivar HAES 741 unplaced genomic scaffold, SCU_Mint_v3 scaffold472, whole genome shotgun sequence, a single genomic window includes:
- the LOC122068864 gene encoding phosphatidylinositol/phosphatidylcholine transfer protein SFH13-like isoform X1 encodes MELFNWLARIMDVQFRRNLFYKSASYVMQRVHFHSMSWDFEFEELEEVLQHYRQGCHGVDKDGRPISRFLGKHDLWRDESQCIHHPNRITHITTVDCYLSIMYRSLRRHCLRNFLHVQLQQWHIGSTTTILDVQDLMDDLYNISSGFYRMIYAFDRKADPSGDVPI; translated from the exons ATGGAACT CTTCAATTGGTTAGCAAGAATCATGGATGTTCAATTCAGGAGGAATCTGTTCTACAAGTCAGCAAGTTATGTTATGCAGAGGGTACACTTCCACAGTATGTCATGG GACTTCGAATTTGAAGAACTGGAAGAAGTTTTGCAACATTATCGTCAAGGGTGCCATGGGGTTGATAAAGATGGAAGGCCTATATCGAGATTTTTGGGAAAGCATGATCTTTGGAGGGACGAATCTCAGTGCATACACCACCCAAATAGGATTACACACATTACCACAGTTGATTGCTACTTAAGTATCATGTACAGGAGTTTGAGAAGGCATTGCTTGAGAAATTTCCTGCATGTTCAATTGCAGCAGTGGCACATTGGATCGACTACAACAATATTGGATGTTCAGGACTTG atgGATGACTTATACAATATATCTAGTGGATTCTATAGGATGATTTATGCATTTGATAGAAAGGCCGATCCAAGTGGTGATGTACCAATTTAG
- the LOC122068864 gene encoding phosphatidylinositol/phosphatidylcholine transfer protein SFH13-like isoform X2 gives MEIFRKLMQPSIVSIRRNLFYKSASYVMQRVHFHSMSWDFEFEELEEVLQHYRQGCHGVDKDGRPISRFLGKHDLWRDESQCIHHPNRITHITTVDCYLSIMYRSLRRHCLRNFLHVQLQQWHIGSTTTILDVQDLMDDLYNISSGFYRMIYAFDRKADPSGDVPI, from the exons ATggaaattttcagaaaattaATGCAACCTAGCATTGTATCTATAAG GAGGAATCTGTTCTACAAGTCAGCAAGTTATGTTATGCAGAGGGTACACTTCCACAGTATGTCATGG GACTTCGAATTTGAAGAACTGGAAGAAGTTTTGCAACATTATCGTCAAGGGTGCCATGGGGTTGATAAAGATGGAAGGCCTATATCGAGATTTTTGGGAAAGCATGATCTTTGGAGGGACGAATCTCAGTGCATACACCACCCAAATAGGATTACACACATTACCACAGTTGATTGCTACTTAAGTATCATGTACAGGAGTTTGAGAAGGCATTGCTTGAGAAATTTCCTGCATGTTCAATTGCAGCAGTGGCACATTGGATCGACTACAACAATATTGGATGTTCAGGACTTG atgGATGACTTATACAATATATCTAGTGGATTCTATAGGATGATTTATGCATTTGATAGAAAGGCCGATCCAAGTGGTGATGTACCAATTTAG